Below is a window of Tolypothrix bouteillei VB521301 DNA.
GTATTTTTTCTGAAAAAGCAGGCAAATTAGAATAAAGTTAAAAACGTAAAAACTAGTAAATTATCCCGAACAAAAGCCACCAACGGGGAATTGTTGAATAAAGTTTAAAGTGTTATTCTCCATTGTAACGGTGTGGAGTGTAGAAAAATATGGTATCATTTATAGCCCGAAATCAAAATGGCAATACGGGAGTGTCTGCTTCTGAAGCCAATGACAGTCATAGTAGGATGAGTTTTGGTCTGGACTTAATGTCTCTACCAACAACTCCCTTGTTTGGGACGGATGGAATTCGGGGAAAAGTTGGGGATTTGCTCAACGCACCCCTAGCATTACAAATTGGTTTTTGGGCGGGAGTTGTTTTACGGGGCGGCGCTTCCAATCTAGGACCTGTGATCCTCGGTCAAGATTCTCGTAACTCTAGCGATATGCTAGCAATGGCTTTAAGTGCGGGGTTAACAGCAGCTGGCGTAGAAGTCTGGCATTTGGGTTTATGTCCTACTCCTTGCGTTGCGTTTCTAACCAGTAACAGCGATGCTATTGGTGGAGTGATGATTTCTGCAAGCCACAATCCACCTGAAGATAACGGCATTAAAATTTTTGGTGCAAATGGGTTGAAGTTACCCCAAGCATTACAAGCAGAAATTGAGGCAGGTCTGCGCGGTCTATCATCATATCCTGAGGTAAGAAGTGATTGCGGGCGACACTATTCTCGTTTAGATTTAGTAAAAAGATATACTAGTGCTTTGAAAGAACCACTGCATGGCACTGTGAATTTTCAAGGCATGAAGATTATTTTAGATTTGGCATGGGGAGCAGCAGTCGATCTAGCACCGCAAGTATTTGAAGAACTAGGGGCAGAAGTTATCTGTTTTCACAGCTTAGCAGATGGCGATCGCATCAACGTCAACTGCGGTTCCACTCACTTAGATGTATTACAAGCAGCTGTTCGCGAACACCAAGCCGACATAGGTTTCGCCTTTGATGGTGATGCTGACCGTGTTTTGGCTGTAGACAATACTGGAAGGCAAGTGAATGGCGATTATATCCTTTACATATGGGGTCTCGGCTTACAGCAGAAGCAACAACTCCCAGATAACTTAATTGTTTCCACAGTGATGGCAAATTTA
It encodes the following:
- the glmM gene encoding phosphoglucosamine mutase: MVSFIARNQNGNTGVSASEANDSHSRMSFGLDLMSLPTTPLFGTDGIRGKVGDLLNAPLALQIGFWAGVVLRGGASNLGPVILGQDSRNSSDMLAMALSAGLTAAGVEVWHLGLCPTPCVAFLTSNSDAIGGVMISASHNPPEDNGIKIFGANGLKLPQALQAEIEAGLRGLSSYPEVRSDCGRHYSRLDLVKRYTSALKEPLHGTVNFQGMKIILDLAWGAAVDLAPQVFEELGAEVICFHSLADGDRINVNCGSTHLDVLQAAVREHQADIGFAFDGDADRVLAVDNTGRQVNGDYILYIWGLGLQQKQQLPDNLIVSTVMANLGFERAWKQAGGQLIRTAVGDQYVQAEMLRTGGMLGGEQSGHILCRHYGITGDGLLTALHLAALVKEAGVPLSEMIDSSFHTYPQLLRNVRVEDRLKRVNWKDCQPLQQAVDRAEAAMGDAGRILVRASGTEPLIRVMVEAEDAELANYWTNELVAQVKQHLV